Proteins encoded within one genomic window of Thermoanaerobacterium sp. PSU-2:
- a CDS encoding CdaR family protein, producing the protein MLSKNLPIKILSVLIAFILWLYVMGEKNPEISYDVGNIPVNIVNVNTLDKKGLTLIGDKNFSVTVRIKGRRSDVMNVRPSDIQVEADVSRIITKGINVVPVEVSSLPKNVTFVSANPSEIKLDVDKVSRVQMPVHVKVNGAVMDGFAMKPAVATPGEVVITGPESKVNLIKDVVAQVDMANKSKDVSISVPVEPVDRNGNEVKGVDVNPGYIKVDIDVNKAIRVPVNAKIFGKPMDGYDVAQVSVLPEYVYVTGDDAVLNTIKSVDTKQIDISGKNASVTESVPFDLPNGVSLVKSDSTAKVFIDIEKIVTNNITISSIDVKGGDNKNVTILNPSIVVTVTGPENVVDSATSSDFSAYVDATNATTGTQTLPVNVTTNLNLKIVKVNPQSVDVNVQ; encoded by the coding sequence ATGCTGAGTAAAAATCTACCTATAAAGATACTTTCAGTTTTAATAGCATTTATATTGTGGCTTTATGTGATGGGTGAGAAGAACCCAGAGATATCTTATGATGTAGGCAATATTCCTGTAAATATAGTGAATGTCAATACGCTTGACAAGAAAGGATTGACACTTATAGGGGATAAAAATTTCTCGGTGACAGTCAGGATTAAAGGCCGAAGAAGTGATGTGATGAATGTAAGACCTTCAGACATACAGGTTGAAGCAGATGTCAGCAGGATAATAACAAAGGGGATAAATGTCGTGCCTGTTGAAGTAAGTTCACTTCCTAAGAATGTGACATTTGTTTCTGCAAATCCTTCGGAGATAAAGCTTGATGTAGACAAAGTTTCAAGGGTGCAGATGCCGGTGCACGTAAAGGTCAATGGAGCTGTAATGGATGGCTTTGCTATGAAGCCTGCTGTGGCGACTCCTGGTGAAGTAGTGATTACTGGCCCTGAAAGCAAAGTGAATTTGATAAAAGATGTAGTAGCACAAGTCGATATGGCTAATAAATCAAAGGATGTAAGCATATCTGTACCTGTTGAACCGGTGGACAGAAATGGCAACGAAGTCAAAGGCGTAGATGTGAATCCCGGATATATTAAAGTGGATATAGATGTGAACAAGGCCATAAGAGTACCTGTGAATGCAAAGATATTTGGCAAACCTATGGATGGATATGATGTTGCACAAGTAAGTGTCTTGCCTGAGTACGTTTATGTGACGGGAGATGATGCTGTATTAAACACCATCAAAAGCGTTGACACTAAGCAGATAGACATATCGGGCAAGAATGCGTCTGTCACCGAAAGCGTGCCTTTTGACCTTCCAAATGGCGTTAGCCTTGTGAAAAGCGACAGCACAGCAAAAGTTTTTATAGATATTGAAAAGATAGTTACAAATAACATAACTATAAGCAGCATAGACGTTAAAGGTGGCGACAACAAAAATGTCACTATTTTAAATCCAAGTATCGTAGTAACTGTCACTGGCCCAGAAAATGTAGTAGATTCGGCTACTTCCAGCGATTTTAGCGCTTATGTAGATGCTACAAATGCAACTACAGGTACACAGACATTGCCAGTAAATGTGACGACGAATTTGAATCTAAAGATAGTCAAGGTAAATCCACAATCTGTGGACGTCAATGTTCAATGA